The Humidesulfovibrio mexicanus genomic interval GATTGCCCTGTATGGTCAGTCCACTCCGTATCGACGAATAACCCGCCAGAATCGCCATTGCGCCCGGGGACACCTCTCCCGACTTCTCCCTGGCCGGATTCATATGTGTCTGTCTTGAGCCAATGGTGCGGAATTCCCGTCCACTGAAATCCAGGGATTTCGTTTGGGCGCTCGCAGAACTGCACCTCCAGCCCCCACGCATCCACCCGGTTCACCGGATCATCGACGCAGTAGCCGTACCAGTCGCTGTCGCCGCCCTTTGCGCCCATGGGGTCAAGGGCGGTGAAGCGGCCGGTGTCGGCGTCGTAGTCGCGCCAGACGAAGCGCGTCAGGCCGGTGTCGGCGTCAAAGAGCCCGCCTGCGAAGCCGATGGGCAGGCGCACCACATCGCCCCGGACCTGCAACAGGTTGCCGAAGCTGTCGTATTGCATCGTCTGTACAACATGGCCATCTGTTGTGGCAAGGGCCAGGGGCGTGCCGACCTGATCGCAGAGCAGCAGGTACGAGTCGTCGCCGTTCGTCACGCCAACGGGCGTGCGGCCCTCATGGTACGCCAGCCTCCACCACTCGCGTCCGTCATGGAATTCCGTGAGCCGCAGCGGGTCCAGCCACTGGTAGGCCTCGACGACCCGCCCGTTTACACGCTTCTGCGTCCGCTGGCCCTTGGTGTCGTAAGCGTAGTCGATACGCCGCCCATCCGGCAGGTCCACGCGCAGCAACAGGCCCGAGGGTTCGTACAGGTAGCGCGTCTCCTCGTCGCCAACCATCCGCAGATTCCTGAAGCCCGCGCGATCGTGGCCGTATTGAACGGTTCCGGTCTGCCCCAACCGGTTGCCCAGGCTGTAGCTGTAGCGCCGCTCGCCGCGGAAACGTTGCGGGTTGATGTCGGCAAGGCGACGGCCCTCGCCGTCGTACTGGTAGGACTCCAGCAGGCCGCCGGAGCCATCGGTGACGCGGGCGAGGCGACCTGCGGAATCGTAGGCATAGCGCCGGATTTCGGACTCGCCCCCGAGGTTCAGGGTGCGTTCTGCGATGCGGCCGCGTTCATCGCGCCGCACTGAAATAGAAGGGGAGGACATGGCTGCTCCTTGCGTTTGCGCGCCAGGCAAGATGCCCGGCACAAATTACGCAAGCATAGCATGGGGTTTGGGGGGTGGACAAAAATACCCCGTTTTTGGCCGGTAAAAGGACAAAAATAGCGGGTTGACAGGGTTTGAGGGGAGCGCGTGGAGTAGCACAACTCCGGCCCGTGTTCTCAAATCGTATGCCCGGAATTCTCAGCTTGAATGCGCGGTTGCATGGGCCGGTCAGTGCCGAATCGCGCGCAGTTGTTCACGACTGTTTCACCCCGCCCACAAAATGTAGTGCAAAGATGTAGTGCAGCAAAGAAAAAGGGTTTGCGAATCGCTTCGCAAACCCTTGATTTCTCTGGTGGAGCTGGAGGGAATTGAACCCACGGCCTCTTGAATGCCATTCAAGCGCTCTCCCAACTGAGCTACAGCCCCACGGCGTTGGGAAGCACTGTCTAGCCAAAGGCGCGGCCGGTTGTCAACCGAAATTTCTATCCTTCGGCACGTGAATTCTCCTGCTCACCATGTTGCAAATGACGGAGAAGACGCATAATTCACAAGACAGTATGCAAAGCCTGAAAAAAGCCCAGATTTGCCGCATCACCACCACTCCAGGAGGACAGTCCATGCCGATGCACAAAGCGCCTTCACTTTCGAAGCTTGCCTGGCAGCTTGCTTGTGCCCTGGTTTTGACAACGGCCCTTGCCGCCCAGGCCCTGGCCTGCACCACCACCATTGTTGGCAAGAAGGCCTCGGCCGACGGCTCGGTCATGGTCTCCCACTCCGACGACGGCCTAAACGACGCCCGCCTGGTCTACGTGCCCGCCAAGGACCACGCGCCGGGCTCCATGCGACCGGTGTACTACTCGCACTGCTCGCTGGACTTCAAGCCCCAGTGGGGCGGCACGGTGAGCCACCGCATCGTGGACGGCGGCCGCGCCCCGGCCTACGCAACCGGCCCCCGGCCCGGCATGTCCGGCGACCCCAGGAGCGTTCCCCTGGGCTTCATCCCCCAGGTGGCCCACACCTACGCGTATTTCGACGCCAACTACGGCATCATGAACGAGCACCAGCTGTCCATCGGCGAGTGCACGGACAAGGCCAAGGTGGACGCCGAGCCCGAACCGGGCAAGCGCATCTTCTACTCGGCCGAGCTTTCCCGCGTGGCGCTGGAGCGCTGCAAGACCGCCCGCGAGGCGGTGAAGCTCATGGGCGAGCTCATCGAGAAGTACGGCTACTACGGCACGGGCGAAACCCTGCTTGTGGCCGATCCCAACGAAGGCTGGGTGATGGAGATGTGCGCCTACGACAAGGACGGCACCTCCGGCGTGTGGGTGGCGCAGCGCGTGCCCGACGACCAGTTCTTTGTTGCCGCCAACCAGTTCCGCATTCGCGACGTACGCAAAGGCGCGAGCGACATGATGTTTTCGGCCAACATCTTCAAGGTCGCCCAGGAAAAGGGCTGGTGGAAGCCCGCCGATGGCCCGCTGGACTGGACCAAGGTGTACGGCGACGGCGAGTACCATCACCCGTACTACTCCCTGCGCCGCGTGTGGCGCGCCCAGTCCCTGGTGGCTCCCTCCCGCAAGCTCTCCCCCTGGGCGGAGGACGCCTTCACCCGCAGCTACCCCTTCAGCATCAAGCCCGACCAGAAGCTTGACGTGAAAGACATCTTCGCCATTCACCGCGACAACTACGAAGGAACGGAGTTCGACCTGACCAAGGGCCTGGCCGCCGGTCCCTTCGGCGACCCCGGCCGCTTCGAGGGCGGAGCCGAAGGCCTGGCCAACAAGGAGGGCCAGCTCTCCGACGTGAAGGGCGAGTTCGAGCGCCCGCTGAACATCTACCGCTGCGTATACGCCTACGTGAACCAGTCGCGCTCCTGGCTGCCCGCCGCCATCGGCGGCGTCACATGGTTCGGCCCGGACCGCCCGGCCACGGCGGTGCTCATGCCCTTCTACGCCGGGGCCCTGGACCTGCCCCGCGCCATCCAGACCAGCGACATCCTGAAGCTGGACCGCGGCAGCATGTGGACGGCCTTCAACTACGTGGCCAACCAGGCCCAGATCAAATACCAGTATATGATCAAGGACATTCGCACCCTGCGCGACAAGCACGAGGCGCGCTTCTTCGGCACCCAGAAGGCCATTGAGGAGACAGCGCTCTCGCTGTGGAAGAAGGGCGATCAGAACGCCGCGCGGCTGCTGCTCACCGAGCGCTCCAACCTCTTCGCCGCCAACGTGCTGGCCGACTGGTGGGAGCTCTCCGAACAGCTCTACATCCGCTACAACGACGGCTACTTCAACACTCCGGACAACATCGCCCAGCCCGTGTTCTACCCCGCGTGGTGGCTCAAGCAGGTGGGCTACGAGCAAGGCCCCACCACCTACGCCAAGCCGGTCAAGAAGTAACCGGCAGACCCAAAACACCGACACAGGGCCGGGGGAGCGATTCCCCGGCCCTTTTGCTGTGCCCGTCCCCAATATTCATCAAGAGACATCGCGGCCGCCCCTGGACACGATACATATTATACGATATCAACTGGCATTACCCCGCGTCTTTCGACGCGGACAAGCTCCAACAAGGAGAACAGCCATGACGCGCAATGTGGTCATCGCCATCAACGGCGGGATGGTCGGCATCGACTTTTTGGCAGGCAGCCTCAGGGGATTCTTCCTTGGAGTCGGCCCAAACGCGGGTCTCACTGTCCGAGAGGCCATGCCAGGGCGTCTCGTGGCCGGAGACTGCAACCACGACTGGTTCCAGGCCGAAGTGGACGAGGCCGAGGGCGCAACGCCGCTCAGCGTACGCATCACGACCCCTGCCGACGCCTGGTGCAACTTCGCCCCGCTGGGGCTGCCCGGCTACCACATCGACCCCGGCAAGATTGTGGTGCTTACCTACGCCCGCAAGGAAGACGGCTGCCTGGAAATGCAGACCCAAGGGCTCTAAGCCTGCACGAAACCGGGACGCCTCTCGATCTTCGCTAAAGGGGCGGCCTCACGGCGTGCGCTCCCCTCCAGCGGGGGACAGCGCCCTGTCCGGGCGGGACTACCGCCCGGCTGCGCGCACGCGCTTCTGGTGAATGTCGTAGCTCAGGCTGTAGGCGATGGCGTAGGCGCGAACGTTGCGCACGTAGGCCACGGTGGCCTGCAAACCGCTCTGCAGGGCCGCGCGCTCCACGCTGCCGAACCAGACGTTGGGGTCCAGGCCCTGGACGCGGGCCTGCTGCCGCAGCCTGCGGATGCGCGCAGGACCGGCGTTGTAGGAGGCCAGGGCGAAGTAGAAGCGCTGTTCCTCGTCCAGCCCGTCGGGCCCGATCTCCTGGTCGCGCAGGTGGCCCATGTAGCGCGTGCCCGCGTGGATGTTCTCTGGCGCGGGGCGAATGTCGCGGAAGCCCAGAGCAGCGCCCGTGCTGGGCAACACCTGCATCACGCCCACGGCCCCCATGTGGCTGCGGACGCTGTTGTCCAGGCCGGACTCCTGGAAGCCCTGGGCCATCAGGTGCAGCCAGTCGAAGCCGTACTCCTCGCTGCGGCGCTTGAACTCCGGCACGTATTGCGCCGTCTTGGGGGACAGGAAGGGATTCTGGATCCACCGCATCCCGGCCTGGGACGCCGGAAAATTCTTGTGGAACAGGGCGGTCTGCCGCTTGGCGCTCTGGCGCAAAGCCGTGTTGGCTGCGGCCAGAAGCAGGGGGTTGTCCTTGCGCACCGCCCAGGCGATGCGCCCGCCGTGGGTGGCCTGGGCCTGGGGGAACACGGCCAGCCCCGGCAGCACTCCGGCCCAAAGCCGGGCCACGTGCTCGTCGGCCAGCACGTTGTCCACCAGCCCGGCGGAAAGCATCTCCAGCAAATTTTCAACGTCAAGGACGTGGTCGGCCTCCACCACGGTCATGGGGGGCAGGCCCCGGCGCTCGAAATCCCGGCCGAGCATGGCCAAGTGTTCGGCGTGGCTGCTGCCCGCCGCCACGTGCAGCACGCGCCCGGAGAGGTCGTAGCGGCTCTTGACCGGCGGGGTGTCGGTCCGGGTGACCAGCACATCGCGCACGTCGCGGAAACAGGGCTCGGTGAAGGCCACCAGCTGCTCGCGCGCCGGAGTGATGGTGAGCCCGGCGGCGGCGATGTCGCCCCGGCCCTCCAGAAGGGCCGGAATGAGCTCGTCCAGCAACACGGGCACGAACAGCACGGAGACCTTTGGCTCGCCCTTCTTCCTCCCCTTGTTCAGGCTCTTTTCCAGCAGCAGGGTCAGGTCGTGCTCCAGCCCCTGGAAGCTGCCGTCCGGGGCCATGTAGAAATTGGTGCGGCTGGGCGTCACCAGCACGCGCACCTGCCCGCGCCGAAGCATCTCCGGCAGGTCGGCGGTGGAGGCGTGCAGGAACTGGACGGCCTGGGGAGCCTGGTCTTGCGCCCGTGCGACTTCTAGCGGCGGGCAAAGCGCCAGCACAGCAAGCAGCGCCAAGACCGGAAGGCAAAAAGCCGGGGAACGGCGTCCAAAGGCGCGAAAACGGCAGGGGGCGTCCATGAGTCGTTGATAGCAAATTGCCCCAAAAAGCCAAGCCCTTTGGCCACCATCCGGCCAGAGCGCGTTGACAGGGGGCCGCACATGGGGCACTGCTCCCAAAGGGCGCTCTTCTCGTCGGCCCGCAACCAGCCAAGGATTCTTTGTGCCCGCACCCCTCCCCGACGCATCCGCGCCCTGCCCCTCCCGGACGGTCCACGCCCTCCAGGCCGCCCTGCCGCTGGCCTGCCTCGCCGCGGTGTTCCTGCTGGAACTTGCGCACGGCGTGTTCGTTCGGGCCGACGCCTTCCAGGCCTACTCCATGTTCAGCACCACCCTGGGCAACCTGCTGGCCGCGCGCGAGTTCCCCCAGTGGCTGCCGCTGGCCGCCTACGGAAGCCCGGCAGAGCCTTACATGCTGACCTTTCTTGGCCCGCTGCACCTGCTGGTCCTGCTGGCCGGGGCGGCCCTGAACCTCACGGACGCCTGGACCCTGTTCCTGCTGGCGACCTTTGCGGAGTCCGCCGTGCTGGTGCTCGGCTCGCAGCTGCTGGCGCGCGATCTCTACAAGTCCGGCTGGACGGCGGCTGCCGTGGCCTGCTGGGTGGCTGTGTCGGTGTACTGGTGCACGCAGATATTCTGGGCGCACCGGGTGCTGGTGTACGTGCCGCTGATGCTGCTCTTCGCCCTGCGGCTGCACCGCACCGGAGACCCGCGCCAGCTGCTGCGCTGCGCCCTGGCAGCGCTGCTGGCCCTGCCCGGCGGGCTGGCCTACATGGCCCCCATGTACGCCCTGCTGGGCTGCGTGCTGCTTGTGGCCCTGCGCGTGTTCGACCGCGCCTCGGGCGCGCCCCTGCGGCTGGAGCGCCCCGGCCCGGCGCTCATGGCCGAACTGGCCCTGGTGGCGGGCTTCGGCGCGCTGTACTTCTTGCTGCTCGGCGGCGCCTTCGAGGGCCTGGGCTTCGCCTCACCCGACCGCGACGCGGCCACCGGCGCGGCCAGCCTGGACGTGTTCCTGCGTTACGGCGGCTCCGCGCTGCACACCCTGCCGGAGCTTGTCACCGGCACCTGGCGCGCGCACATCGAGTACCTCTTCTACCTGGGCGCCCCGGGCGTCGGCCTGCTGGCGTACGCCCTGTGGCGCGAGCGCTCCAGCGCGTTCCTGGCCCTGGGCGTCCTTTCCGCGGTGCTGCTGCTGCTGGCCCTGGGGCCGCACGGGGGCATCGGCTACGCGGCGTACTGGTTCCCCGGCATGAACCGCTTCCGGCACCTGTCCTTCCTGCTGCCGGTCTTGCGCCTGCTGCTCTTTTTCCTGGTCGGATACGGCCTGGACAGGCTGCTTGGGGCGGACCGGGACGAACGCCAGCGCGCCTTCGCCTGCCTCATGCTGGCCGGGGTGGTCATCCTGGCCCTCAAGCGGGTGCCCCCGTTTTCCATCACCGCGCCAGGCCTGGGCCGCTACGCACCGGAATTCGGCGTGACCCTGCTCCTGATTGCGCGCCTTGGCGTGGGCCTGGCCGGACGCCTGGCCACGGCAAGGCAACAGGCGCTTGGCCTGGCCCTGGGCCTGGGCGTTGCCCTGGCCGCCCTGCTGGACCTGGGCTGGGCGCAACACTTTCTGCTGCGCGACACCTACTCCCACTTTTCCAAGGCCGAGGTGCGCGACGTAGGCGGGGTGGACGCCACCCGGGCACGCCCGCCGCTGTTCTTCGCCGCCCGCCCGGCCAACCTGGAGGGCAACCCCAACGCGCGGGCCATGGTGGCCTTCGCCCTGCGCCAGCCGGTGAACAACTTCACCCTGCTGCAAATGGCCGGGGCGGACCCGGCCGCGCCCCTGTTCCGCATCGACTACGCCACTGCGGGCGTGCTCGCGCTGCTTGAACGCGCCGCGCCCGGCGCCCTGGCCCTGTCCAACGGACAACGCGACCCGCAGCTGTTCCTGCACGCCTACCATTGGCGCGAAGCCCTGGCAAAGGACTGGTTCCGGCAAGCCGTGGGCTGCACGGCCAAGCTGACGGTCGAGGGGGCCGACGGCTCCCGGCGTGACGCCTCCGGCGAAATCACCCACTTTTCCGCCAACCGGCTGGCCCTTGCCGTGGACGCCGGGGGCGCGGGCGGTGCCCTCTACTATGCCGACGCCTTCCACCCCGGCTGGCGCGCGCTGGTGGATGGCCGCCCCACGCCGGTGGTTCTTGCGCGGGAGGCTTTCAAGGCCGTACCCCTTGCGCCGGGCAGACATTTGGTGGAGCTCTCCTTCTTCGACCCTGGTCGCGAATGGGCCAGACGCGGCCTGGCGCTTCTGGGGGCCATGGGCCTGGCCCACCTGCTGGCCTGCGCCCTGGCCCGGAGCGTACCGAACAGGGCCGAGGCCAAACGCAAAACGCCGATTCGCGCGTGAAACCTTTCGGCGTCACGGAACGTCTAAACAGAGTCGTTTGCCGTGCCTTTCGGCGCGCAGGTTCACAGGCCCAAGCCAGCGCCGCGGGCCGACAGGACGGAACGCATCCCCTGAACCCCGGGGCTGGGGAAAACGGGTGGTGGATCACAGCATGAACGAAGTCGTCCGTATCGAAAACATCACCAGAACCTACCGCATGGGCGAAGAAACCGTCCATGCCCTGCGCGGGGTGTCCCTCACCGTCCGCCAGGGCGAGTTCGTGGCCATCATGGGCTCCAGCGG includes:
- a CDS encoding MltF family protein: MALLAVLALCPPLEVARAQDQAPQAVQFLHASTADLPEMLRRGQVRVLVTPSRTNFYMAPDGSFQGLEHDLTLLLEKSLNKGRKKGEPKVSVLFVPVLLDELIPALLEGRGDIAAAGLTITPAREQLVAFTEPCFRDVRDVLVTRTDTPPVKSRYDLSGRVLHVAAGSSHAEHLAMLGRDFERRGLPPMTVVEADHVLDVENLLEMLSAGLVDNVLADEHVARLWAGVLPGLAVFPQAQATHGGRIAWAVRKDNPLLLAAANTALRQSAKRQTALFHKNFPASQAGMRWIQNPFLSPKTAQYVPEFKRRSEEYGFDWLHLMAQGFQESGLDNSVRSHMGAVGVMQVLPSTGAALGFRDIRPAPENIHAGTRYMGHLRDQEIGPDGLDEEQRFYFALASYNAGPARIRRLRQQARVQGLDPNVWFGSVERAALQSGLQATVAYVRNVRAYAIAYSLSYDIHQKRVRAAGR
- a CDS encoding RHS repeat domain-containing protein translates to MSSPSISVRRDERGRIAERTLNLGGESEIRRYAYDSAGRLARVTDGSGGLLESYQYDGEGRRLADINPQRFRGERRYSYSLGNRLGQTGTVQYGHDRAGFRNLRMVGDEETRYLYEPSGLLLRVDLPDGRRIDYAYDTKGQRTQKRVNGRVVEAYQWLDPLRLTEFHDGREWWRLAYHEGRTPVGVTNGDDSYLLLCDQVGTPLALATTDGHVVQTMQYDSFGNLLQVRGDVVRLPIGFAGGLFDADTGLTRFVWRDYDADTGRFTALDPMGAKGGDSDWYGYCVDDPVNRVDAWGLEVQFCERPNEIPGFQWTGIPHHWLKTDTYESGQGEVGRGVPGRNGDSGGLFVDTEWTDHTGQSKAPNAECWPVPNVDENCVNKLIKPGTPSGIWVPGANDCHEQARDVLDYCRTDQE
- a CDS encoding dipeptidase; this encodes MPMHKAPSLSKLAWQLACALVLTTALAAQALACTTTIVGKKASADGSVMVSHSDDGLNDARLVYVPAKDHAPGSMRPVYYSHCSLDFKPQWGGTVSHRIVDGGRAPAYATGPRPGMSGDPRSVPLGFIPQVAHTYAYFDANYGIMNEHQLSIGECTDKAKVDAEPEPGKRIFYSAELSRVALERCKTAREAVKLMGELIEKYGYYGTGETLLVADPNEGWVMEMCAYDKDGTSGVWVAQRVPDDQFFVAANQFRIRDVRKGASDMMFSANIFKVAQEKGWWKPADGPLDWTKVYGDGEYHHPYYSLRRVWRAQSLVAPSRKLSPWAEDAFTRSYPFSIKPDQKLDVKDIFAIHRDNYEGTEFDLTKGLAAGPFGDPGRFEGGAEGLANKEGQLSDVKGEFERPLNIYRCVYAYVNQSRSWLPAAIGGVTWFGPDRPATAVLMPFYAGALDLPRAIQTSDILKLDRGSMWTAFNYVANQAQIKYQYMIKDIRTLRDKHEARFFGTQKAIEETALSLWKKGDQNAARLLLTERSNLFAANVLADWWELSEQLYIRYNDGYFNTPDNIAQPVFYPAWWLKQVGYEQGPTTYAKPVKK